Part of the Bryobacteraceae bacterium genome is shown below.
TCGCCGACAATCCCGCCCGTTTCTGGGACGTCCCCTTGCTCTGGGGAACCGTCTTCGAGGAAATGTCCAGCCTCCCCGCCATCGCCGCCGGCACCCTCGGCGCCGTCGCGTTCCTCTCCTGGGCCGCGCTCCCGCTCACCGCTTGGTTCCGCTATCTCGATTGCGCCGCCTGGGCCTTCCCCTTCGGCTGGCTCCTCGCGCGCCTCGGATGCTCCCTCACCCACGGCCATCCAGGACGTGGAGGCGTCGATCTCGCTCTCCTCGAAGCCGCCGCTGCCGCCGCTCTCGCGCTCTTGTTTCTCGCCGCCGGGAGCCGCCCGTTCGCGCCCGGCTGGATCACCGGAGCCCTGCTCGTCGGCCTCGCCGCCGTCCGCCTTGCGCTCTACCCCTGGCGGTTTGACCCGCCCCTCCTCGCCGGCCTCCCCGTCGAACGCCTCGCCTGCTTGTTGGCCGTAATGTCGGGCGGACTCTTACTCTATGGGGCAAGGTTGGTCTCTCCCGGAAAGGCGGAACTCGTATGAACTCGGTCGGAAAACGCCACCGCCTGCCGCAGGCCGCCTCGATTGCCGTCGTCGCCATCGCATCCCTCGTCCTCGTCAGCGGCAGTTTGTCCCCCGAAGAGAAGAAGTGTCTGGAAATACTCTGCCAGCCCGCCGACGTCTTCGCGAACATCTTTGCGGTCTGGTTCACCGGCGTCGATTGCAGCGCTACCAGCTCCAGCTCCGGCTCCAGCACTCCCTTCTCCTTGGAGGCCAACATCGGTCAGGCCGACCCGCGGTATGGTTACCTCGCGCGCGGACCGGGTTACTATCTTTTCCTCGATGGTCCCGAAGCCGTCTTCGATGCCCGCAATGCCGACGGAACCTCGGTCGGCGTCATTCGCATGAGCCTCGACGGCCACAAGACCCCCGAGTCGCGTGTCGAACCGCTCGACTACGTCGGGCCCATCCACTACCTCCACGGCAGCGATCCATCCCGCTGGCTCACCGGCGTTCCCCGCTACGCCGCGCTCCGCTACCACGACGTCTATCCCGGCGTCGACCTCGTCTACTACCAAAGCGCACAAGCCGACGGGCGCGGCCCCGGACCAGGAAAGAAACTCGGTGATTCCACAGCGCCCGGCGAGTCTGTTGTGCGCGAGTCTCTCAGAAGAAGCGGCGAATTGGAGCATGATTTCCTCCTCGCCCCCGGCGCGGACCCGTCCTCTATCCGCATCCGCTTCGAAGGCGCCGATTCCGTCCGTTCCTCCGGCGACGATCTCGAGATCGCCGTCGGTGGCGAAGTGCTTGTCTGGCGCAAGCCGGTCCTCTATCAGGAACGCGCCGGAGCGCGTGCCCCGGTCACCGGCGCCTACCGCCTCGCCGAAGACGGCAGCGTCGGCTTCGAGGTCGGCTCCTATGACCCATCCCGCCCACTCGTGATCGACCCCGTCGTGAGTTACTCCACCTTCATCGGACGCTCCGGCGCGGATATGGTGACTCGCGCCGCGGTCGACTCCGGCGGCAACGCCTATCTCACCGGCGCCACTAATGACGTCGGCTTCCCCACTACCCCGGGCGCGCCCGTTCGCCCGCCCGGTGCTGCCCAGCCAACAGACGCATTTGTTACCAAGTTCGACGCGGCCGGATCCCGCATGGTCTACTCCACCCGGATCGGCGGCAGCGACGGTGACACCGGTACTTCCATCGCTGTCGATGCCCAGGGCAATGTCTACGTGGCCGGAAGCACGGAGAGTAAGGATTTCCCAACCACGTCCGGTGTCGTCCAGGGCCAGTTCGCACCCCCCGGCGACACCTCCGGCGACCGCTGGCAGTGCTTCGTCGCCAAGCTGAATCCAGCCGGTACCCAACTGGCGTACGCGACCTACCTCGGCGGAAGCCGGCGCGACGCCTGTAGCGGTCTCGCCGTCGACGCCTCCGGCAATGCCTATCTCACGGGTATTACGGAGTCCACCAACTTCCCCCGCTCCGAGAATGCGCCGCAGCAGGTCAACCGCGGCGATGGCGACGCGTTCATTACCAAGCTCAACCCCACCGCCACGTCGATCGTCTACTCCACATTGTTCGGCGGAACCGGTCGCGATCTCCCGACGGCCATTGCCGTCGATAGCGCCTCGAACGCGTATATCGCCGGCGGTACGGCGAGTTCGCTCGGTTTCCCCGCCACTGCCGGTGCGCTCCAGACGCAATACGGAGGCGCCCGCATCGGCGTGGGCGATGCCTTCGTCGCCAAACTAGACCCCACCGGCTCGCGCCTCCTCTACGCCACCTACCTCGGCGGCCTTCGCGATGAAGCCGCTACCTCCCTCGCCGTCGATGCCGCCGGGAACGCCTACATTACCGGATCCACGGATTCCGCCAACTTCCCCGTTACCGCCGGCGCGCTCCAGCCCACCCCCCGCATCGGCGCCCCCGGTGAACTCGCCAACGAAACCTTCGTCGCCAAACTCAATCCCGCCGGCAACAGCCTTGTCTATGCGACTTACCTTGGCGGAACTAAGAATGACGTGGCCACTGCGATCGCCGTCGACTCCGCCGGTCGCGCCGCCATCGCCGGATTCACCACTTCCACCGATCTTCCCGTGACCCAGGACGCCACGCAGCGGGCGAACGCTGGCTTTGAAGACGTCGGCCTCTTTCAGACAGGCGACGCCTTCGTGGCCCAGCTCAATCCCCAAGGCTCAGCCCTCGAGTTCGCCACCTACCTCGGCGGCGCCGCCAGCGATTGGGCGCTCGGGCTCGCCTTCGATACCGCGGGCTCGATGTACGTCGCCGGCGGCACCGCCTCGCGCGACTTTCCCACCACGGCCGGCGTCTTCCAGCCGGGCTACGGCGGCGGCCCCGATATCGCCCAACCGCTTGGCGATGGCTTCGTCGTCAAGCTCGGCGGACTCTCGGCGGGCGGCCAGGTTTCAATCGCCAGCGTCGGCAGCGCCGCCAGTTACGCCGCCGGCTCCGTCGCACCCGGCGAAATCGTCGTGCTGCAAGGAGTCGGAATCGGGCCCGCCAACCTCGCCGTAGCCGCCCCCGCCTCCAGCGGCTTCCCCACAACTTTCTCGGATACCCGTGTCCTGTTCGACGGCGTCGCCGCCCCAATGCTCTACGCATCCGGAGCGCAGTCGAGCTGCATCGTGCCCTACGGAGTCGCCGGCAAGCAGACGGTGCAGGTTGTCCTCGAGTACCGCGGTACGCGATCGGCGCCTGTCACCGTGCAGGTGGTTGCCGCCAAGCCCGCGCTCTTCTCCGCCAACTCGTCCGGCCGCGGACCCGGCGCCATCCTCAATCAGGACTACAGCGTCAACAGCGCCGTCAACCCGGCCGAACAAGGCTCCTACGTCCAGTTGTACGGCACCGGCGAAGGCGAAACCGATCCCCCCGGGGTCGACGGCCGCCTCGCCAACGGCGTCTTCCCCAAGCCGAAGCTTCCCGTCTCGGTCACCATCGGCGGACGCGCCGCAGAAATCGCCTACGCCGGAGCCGCCCCGGGCGCCGTTGCCGGTCTCATGCAGATCAATGCGAAGGCGCCGCAAGGGGCTTCGGGTAACCTCGAAGTCATCGTCACCATAGGCGGCGCCCGCAGCCAGACCGGACTAACCGTCGCCGTTAAGTGATGAGCCGCGACCGCGAGGGAACGGTATCAATCCCGCTGAAAGCGCGCACGGAGTTCAAACCCGTTCGACACCCGTCCTCGCGCCGGGTGATAGGCGCCAACCAATGACGACCGCCCGATGCCTGGCGCCGTTCCTCGCCGCGGCGGCTCTAACCGCGCAAGTCCCAAGCAGTCTCTACATCGTCTCTCCCTGGTGGTCTGACGATACCGGCCCAGAATATCGAATCGTTGAACTACATTCCCATGCCTCCGGCTCGCAAATCCGTTCCACAAGAGTCCTGCGGTCCCGGCCGTGCAACCGCGTCGTAGTTACAACCGTAGAGGCGCTGGTCCCGGCAAAACCCGAGACGCTCGTTCCCCCAGATCTCTGCGCGTGGACCCCTGCCGGCGTCGCCAGCGAGATTGAAGCGAACCGCGCCAAAACCAGGGCGTCCTGGTTCTCGCACTGGGGTCACTCCGTAGTAAGTCAGTGCGGTGGCGAACCCTTGGTCCTCTCCCTGCGGAATCTCGAGGAAGTCGGTATTCCCGTCCTTATCAGAAGAGACGCCCCGCATGCCGGTCCGCTCAGCCTGGAAGGTTCGCTGCTCCAAGCTGCGTTCGGCCCGAACGACCCCCTCGGCAGCGTCGAGACCGGCGCCCGCCTCGACCATCAGGACGGCGCGCTGGAAATGGCGCGCCGCATTCTCGCCGGAGCGTTCGACATCGGTCTCAATGCCCTCGGAGACAACGCCGGCTGGCTACGTCGTGGCCTTGAGCGCTACCGAAGCCCAACCGCCGCCGCCGTCGTGGAGGCGGCAATGTCACCCGTCCTGGTTGAAGCGGAGAAGTACCGCTTCGAAACGTTCGTTCTGCCCCAACGCGACGCTAGCGGCGTTGTCGACCAAGTCGAGCTCTCGCTCGAAATCAACCCGGAAACAGGCAAAGTAACGCGTGCCGCCGCCGTCGGCTCCGCCACCGCCCACGCCGACGCGGCTATCCGCGCCGCCAGCCAGTGGGTCTTCCACGCAACCGCCATTCCCAACCCCCCGCTCCGCGTCGTCATTGACTTCGCCCCACGCTGCCCATGAACGGCTAACTGATCCGAAGACCCGCCTCCGGCCACACCGGCCCTCTCCGCGACCATGAAATCGCCAGGCCCGCGCGAGAGTGACAGCGCGCCGCCACGCGCACCCGCCGCCTGTTCCCGTGGCCCGTCCGCCACCATCTACCGCGCCAACTCCGGCCCCCGCCCCACCGCGCTCGCCCCGGCCACCGCCGTCAACCGGTTCGTGCCTGACGCCACCGCCATCGTCCGTCCCAGATCCATCCCCGCGGACCGCTCCACCAGCGTCCGCGCGTGATACCACTCCGCTTGCGCCCTCTCCCGGTCCACATCCAGCAGGAAGTATCCCCGGCGCAGCAGGTTCACATACTTCACGTGCGGATGCGTCGCCGCCAACTGCGCCTCCAGTCCCGCCGCCTGCGCCGCATCCTCAATCGCCGGCGACGTGATTCCCGGCCCTGCGAACTCCACCGCCTGCGGCGCGAAGCCCGCCCCGAACGGATTCGCCGCGATCTCGTTCCCCCACGATGAGTGCAGATCGCCCGTCAACACCACCACATTCCCGATCGCGTTGCTCCCGAGATACTGCAGGAACCGGAGCCGCGACGCCAGATACCCGTCCCACTGATCCGGATTGAACGGCGTTCCATCGGCTCCCAGCACTTGGCCCATCAGCGTCTGCTGACCCACCAGGCGCCAGCGCGTCCCCCGCGATTGCGACGACGAAAGCTCCTTGTAAAACCAGCCTTCCTGCTCCGGACCCAACAGGCTCCGGTTCGGATCGGCGATCGCCGGACTGTTCGCCGCCACCTGCCGTGACCGCCCTGTCAGCCGCGTATCGAGCATCGTCAAATCCGCCAGGTTCCCGAACCGGAACGAACGGTAGATGTTTGAATCGAGAAACGGCTGCTCCCGCACCGGCTGCCATTCGTTCCAGGCCTGTAGCGCCGCCGCCCGCCGGACTGCCCACGCCCCTTCCGTCGATTCCGTATGATTCTCCGCGCCGTCCATCCAGGAATCATTCGCCGATTCGTGATCGTCGTACACGATGATCCATGGGTTCTGCCGATGCGCTTCCTGCAGGTCCGGGTCCGCGCGATACTGCGCGTACCGCCGCCGGTAGTCCGCCAGCGTCACCGTCTCCTTGTCGGGGTCGGGAATCCGCCCGATGCTCGATCCATCGCCGTACTGGCCGTTTTGATACTCGTAAATGTAATCGCCCAGGTGGATCACCGCGTCCAGGTCGGTCCGTTCCGCCATGGACCGATAAGCGTTGAAGAATCCGAACGGGTAGTTCGAACACGACGCCACCGCCAGGCGCAGGCGGCTCACGCCGCCCAACGGCAGTGTCTTCGTCCGCCCGATCGGCGATGTCGCACCCCGCACCGCGAACCGGTAGTAGTAGGTGGCGCCGGGGTCCAACCGCGTTACGTCCACCTTCACCGTATAGTCGAACGCCGCGTTCGTGTAGGTGAGTCCCTGCTGGGCGATTTGTGACATCGAAGCGTCCCGGGAAATCGTCCATTCCACCGGGATCACTTCTTCGTCCACCGCCGGAGTCACCCGCGTCCACAGGATCACGCGGTTGATCAATGGGTCGCCGCTCGCTACCCCGTGCCGGAACAGGGATCCCGTTTGTCCATGGAGTGTCCGGTTGGCGGCGATGCCCATCATCGCAGCCGAAAAGCAGGTAAATCGCCGTCTTGAAATCATGTTAACGTTCAGCGTCCCACGCCCCCGTGAATCCTTCGCGACAATGGCGTTTCTAGCCGTTCACACCCCTTTGCGATCCGCCAACCCCAATCCCGTCAATCACTTCACTCCACGCCGCCGGTCCGGACTCTTGACCCCGCCCGCGACAATGAAATCGCCTGCCGTCGCGCACGCTTACACCGCTATCACCGAGGAGTCAACCATGGCCACCGAACGCCAGATCGCCGCCAACCGAAGGAACGCCCAGCTTTCCACCGGACCCCGCACCGAGTCGGGAAAGGCCAAGTCCGCCCGCAATTCCCTCAGACACGGGCTCTATGCCACCGACGCTGTCGTGCACGCCGTCGGCGAAACCGGCTCCGCCTTCCGCGCCCACTTCGCTGCCTTCCTTGCAACCGCCCTCGATCCCGCCGACCCCGTCGAAAACTCCCTCCTCAAGAACGTCGCTTCCCTCGACTGGCAGATCTCCCGCAATCGCCGCCAGGAAGCCGGTTCCGCCGACTTCGTCGCGCAGGAACTCTGGGACCGCTCCGTCGCCGGCTCCGACAATCCCGACGTCAGCCCCACCTTCGGTCCCTTCGACGATCCCGACCGCGGTCACAACCGCCTCGCCGGCCTCGCCTTCATCGCCAACACGACGGCCTCCGATTCGCCGGAAAAGATTTCCCGGATCCAACACCGTCACTACGGCGCCTACTTCCGCGCTTTGAAGACGCTTGCTGATTACCGGAACAAACCCAATTCAAAATCCCGTAAGTTGTTGCAGGAGAAAGAGAACGAAGTCGAATGAATTGGCTTCGTTCAGCGCGTCGAACCCAATTTCGGGCCCTGTTTTCGCGTTAAACCAGCTCGACGGAGTCAATCACCCCGATCACCGCCATATCGATCGGAGAGTTCGGCCGCCCCACGCTCGTCATCGCCGAAAACCCCTCGGTCACCAGCAGCACCCGGTCGCCGATCCCCGCGTCCGCCGAATCGAGCGCCACCACCGCGTTGCCCCGGTCCGTCCCGTCCAGGTTCAGCGCCTGCACCAGCAGAATCTTCTGCCCCGCGTGGCTCTCGTGCTTCTGCGTGGAGACTACTTCGCCGATCACCCGCCCGATCAGCATCGCTCAGCCTTGCCCCTTCTTCGCGGCGCGATTTACGTGGAGATGGTCGATGATGCCGACGATGGTGTGGTCGGTGGGGACCTCGGCCGGGAGGAACGGAAAACTCGATTCCTTCCCGCGGCACCAGTAGATCAACTCCCCGGCGCCCGCCCCCACGGCGTCGGTGCAGATCACCGGTTTCCCGGCCGGCTCCAACTCCGGCGTCACCGGCTGAATCACCAACATTCGCTGGCCCTCGAGCCCCGGCGCTTTCATCGTCGCCCATACCCGCCCCACCACGCGGCCCAGTTGCATCTCGCTACCCGCCCTCGTCCAGGCTCAGATTGTCCACGATGCCGATGATCGCCGTATCCACCGGGGTGTCCTTGCATCCATCGGCCATCCGCGCCGAACTGCCGCTTACCGCGATCACCAGTTCCCGATACCCCGCGCTCACCGTATCCACCGCGATCACGTAGTTGCCGTCCTTGGCTCCCTGCGGATTCACCGGCTGCAGGATCAGCAGTTTCTTCCCCTCCAGCCGCGGATCCTTCCGCGTCGCCACCACCGTCCCTACTACGCGCGCCAGGATCATGCGCCCGGTTCTACTTGCTCGCCTTGCCGATCGGCAGCACGTCTTCCAGGCTCGGATGCGGACGCGGAATCACGTGCACGGAGATCAATTCACCCACGCGCCGCGCCGCCGCCGCGCCTGCATCGGTGGCCGCCCGCACCGCCGCCACGTCGCCGCGAACCAGCGCCGTCACGTATCCGGATCCGATCTTCTCCCAGCCCACCAGCGTCACCTTGGCGGCCTTCACCATCGCGTCGGAGGCTTCGATCATCGCCACCAGGCCGCGTGTCTCGATCATTCCCAATGCTTCGCCCATCGATATCTCCAGATCTCAGAATCCTAGAATCCTATCGGATCACCCAGGCCCGCGAGCCCGGATCGCCTCGTCCACCAGCCCGATCAACTCCTCGCGCGTTACCTCGAACTTCTGCGGCCCACGGTCCTCATAGGTCACCGGACATCCCGGCTCGCCCGCCACCTTCGCCTTCACGCCGTACCGTGTCCGCGAGTCGAGCAGCTTGTCCACTTCCACCTTGGGCAGCACTTTCGCTCCGCCCAGCAGATCGGCCACCAGCGCGATCCGCGCGAAGTGCTCCACCGTCTCCATCTTGAAGAACGCCTTCCACACATCCTCGCCGTAGCACACCGCCCCGTGATTGGCCATCAGCAGCGCGTCGTACTTCGGAATGTAAGGCAGCATCGGATCGGTGAGCGCCGGCGTCCCCGGAAGCCCGTAGTCGACAAGCGGCACGCATCCGAGCACGATCACGAC
Proteins encoded:
- a CDS encoding alkaline phosphatase D family protein, encoding MISRRRFTCFSAAMMGIAANRTLHGQTGSLFRHGVASGDPLINRVILWTRVTPAVDEEVIPVEWTISRDASMSQIAQQGLTYTNAAFDYTVKVDVTRLDPGATYYYRFAVRGATSPIGRTKTLPLGGVSRLRLAVASCSNYPFGFFNAYRSMAERTDLDAVIHLGDYIYEYQNGQYGDGSSIGRIPDPDKETVTLADYRRRYAQYRADPDLQEAHRQNPWIIVYDDHESANDSWMDGAENHTESTEGAWAVRRAAALQAWNEWQPVREQPFLDSNIYRSFRFGNLADLTMLDTRLTGRSRQVAANSPAIADPNRSLLGPEQEGWFYKELSSSQSRGTRWRLVGQQTLMGQVLGADGTPFNPDQWDGYLASRLRFLQYLGSNAIGNVVVLTGDLHSSWGNEIAANPFGAGFAPQAVEFAGPGITSPAIEDAAQAAGLEAQLAATHPHVKYVNLLRRGYFLLDVDRERAQAEWYHARTLVERSAGMDLGRTMAVASGTNRLTAVAGASAVGRGPELAR
- a CDS encoding EutN/CcmL family microcompartment protein; amino-acid sequence: MQLGRVVGRVWATMKAPGLEGQRMLVIQPVTPELEPAGKPVICTDAVGAGAGELIYWCRGKESSFPFLPAEVPTDHTIVGIIDHLHVNRAAKKGQG
- a CDS encoding SBBP repeat-containing protein is translated as MNSVGKRHRLPQAASIAVVAIASLVLVSGSLSPEEKKCLEILCQPADVFANIFAVWFTGVDCSATSSSSGSSTPFSLEANIGQADPRYGYLARGPGYYLFLDGPEAVFDARNADGTSVGVIRMSLDGHKTPESRVEPLDYVGPIHYLHGSDPSRWLTGVPRYAALRYHDVYPGVDLVYYQSAQADGRGPGPGKKLGDSTAPGESVVRESLRRSGELEHDFLLAPGADPSSIRIRFEGADSVRSSGDDLEIAVGGEVLVWRKPVLYQERAGARAPVTGAYRLAEDGSVGFEVGSYDPSRPLVIDPVVSYSTFIGRSGADMVTRAAVDSGGNAYLTGATNDVGFPTTPGAPVRPPGAAQPTDAFVTKFDAAGSRMVYSTRIGGSDGDTGTSIAVDAQGNVYVAGSTESKDFPTTSGVVQGQFAPPGDTSGDRWQCFVAKLNPAGTQLAYATYLGGSRRDACSGLAVDASGNAYLTGITESTNFPRSENAPQQVNRGDGDAFITKLNPTATSIVYSTLFGGTGRDLPTAIAVDSASNAYIAGGTASSLGFPATAGALQTQYGGARIGVGDAFVAKLDPTGSRLLYATYLGGLRDEAATSLAVDAAGNAYITGSTDSANFPVTAGALQPTPRIGAPGELANETFVAKLNPAGNSLVYATYLGGTKNDVATAIAVDSAGRAAIAGFTTSTDLPVTQDATQRANAGFEDVGLFQTGDAFVAQLNPQGSALEFATYLGGAASDWALGLAFDTAGSMYVAGGTASRDFPTTAGVFQPGYGGGPDIAQPLGDGFVVKLGGLSAGGQVSIASVGSAASYAAGSVAPGEIVVLQGVGIGPANLAVAAPASSGFPTTFSDTRVLFDGVAAPMLYASGAQSSCIVPYGVAGKQTVQVVLEYRGTRSAPVTVQVVAAKPALFSANSSGRGPGAILNQDYSVNSAVNPAEQGSYVQLYGTGEGETDPPGVDGRLANGVFPKPKLPVSVTIGGRAAEIAYAGAAPGAVAGLMQINAKAPQGASGNLEVIVTIGGARSQTGLTVAVK
- the eutM gene encoding ethanolamine utilization microcompartment protein EutM, with the translated sequence MGEALGMIETRGLVAMIEASDAMVKAAKVTLVGWEKIGSGYVTALVRGDVAAVRAATDAGAAAARRVGELISVHVIPRPHPSLEDVLPIGKASK
- a CDS encoding EutN/CcmL family microcompartment protein produces the protein MILARVVGTVVATRKDPRLEGKKLLILQPVNPQGAKDGNYVIAVDTVSAGYRELVIAVSGSSARMADGCKDTPVDTAIIGIVDNLSLDEGG
- a CDS encoding EutN/CcmL family microcompartment protein is translated as MLIGRVIGEVVSTQKHESHAGQKILLVQALNLDGTDRGNAVVALDSADAGIGDRVLLVTEGFSAMTSVGRPNSPIDMAVIGVIDSVELV
- a CDS encoding prolipoprotein diacylglyceryl transferase yields the protein MLAGVSLPVLEIGPVRIAPFATMLAGGILCGHYATRWRARNTGLDAALANMLFAWMVWFAFAGSLAWRVADNPARFWDVPLLWGTVFEEMSSLPAIAAGTLGAVAFLSWAALPLTAWFRYLDCAAWAFPFGWLLARLGCSLTHGHPGRGGVDLALLEAAAAAALALLFLAAGSRPFAPGWITGALLVGLAAVRLALYPWRFDPPLLAGLPVERLACLLAVMSGGLLLYGARLVSPGKAELV
- a CDS encoding class II aldolase/adducin family protein, which encodes MSKTERELREDIVQIGRLVYQKGWVAANDGNISIRLDQDRVLCTPTGVSKGMMHVDDLIICDMKGNKIEGRKERTSEIMMHLTVYEMRPDIRAVVHTHPPVATGFAAAGRPLTDALLPEVVIVLGCVPLVDYGLPGTPALTDPMLPYIPKYDALLMANHGAVCYGEDVWKAFFKMETVEHFARIALVADLLGGAKVLPKVEVDKLLDSRTRYGVKAKVAGEPGCPVTYEDRGPQKFEVTREELIGLVDEAIRARGPG